From a region of the Candidatus Bathyanammoxibius amoris genome:
- the xseB gene encoding exodeoxyribonuclease VII small subunit, whose translation MKFEEALKQLEEIVVELEQGELSLDESLAKYEDGIRIYRKSLKLLEKAEERLKVFARDGKGRLLVKDLPEGPPDEADSKE comes from the coding sequence ACAGCTGGAGGAGATAGTGGTAGAATTGGAACAAGGCGAGCTCAGCCTGGATGAATCTCTTGCAAAATACGAAGACGGCATTAGAATATACCGTAAGAGCCTGAAGCTCCTGGAGAAAGCAGAAGAGAGATTGAAGGTTTTTGCCAGGGATGGAAAGGGGAGGCTCTTGGTCAAAGACCTGCCGGAAGGGCCCCCGGACGAGGCCGACAGCAAGGAATAA